In Zingiber officinale cultivar Zhangliang chromosome 8B, Zo_v1.1, whole genome shotgun sequence, a single genomic region encodes these proteins:
- the LOC122015002 gene encoding putative acyl-activating enzyme 19, whose translation MPSGDQEGIPADGAARCCISHGFFESASKNPSRIAFVHASGSHQRQEEAVRALTSKETSYPPIYPGDVCFTSGDVLYAVESYSRRIRRVLDGGDDADLVRPQGCDRENQIDKSVTLDNDMPHVVGVCIPPSVEYIVAVLAILRCGEAFLPLDPSWPESRLLSVISSSNTSLILQCVPSHETLQYKAAEWIVKRSSRLVLYINLFLDHKKEIVRSELIWPCERSPRRFCYVMYTSGSTGKPKGVCGTEEGLLNRFQWMQGLIPLCNMDILLFKTSISFIDHLQEFFGATLTSTPLIILPVNDIKANPLCLVDFVKAYKISRMTCVPSLMRLVLPKLEDSYFRSSNPLKVLILSGEILSVPLCSSLQEYLPWTTILNLYGSTEVSGDCTYFDCKKLADVLDVEPLSSVPIGFPISNCETVLVGQPDCPDEGEIYVSGVCLFAGYHDNMNNDPMGKSSVSQFQTGDFARRLRSGDLVFLGRHDRTVKINGQRVALEEIESAMKDHPEINDAAVTYHGSNGVATQLEAYFVMKSSEGFKKNHRPLDKLQMVESLIPSIRSWLQKKLPSVMIPSYYFCMESLPILDSGKINHLELSSSVSTPKQHVSPFGRNSSSVNQLQTIKDVFCDALLVKEVADDDDFFTMGGTSISAALASYKLQIDMRLIYMFPTPVKLLNRLIEDKELHENLISPDPIPRKRLKAHANVLDSSDFITGNAESDFLLPEPSPSLVGTRVHDLSAEHNVQLVYNYFEGSNNASGMCSELVVQDPSLFPDSHHAASGDHGPWNSNCNIHKMCSFSRCNKIMHEVDSYMVCMDKSWLTIRTPRSIKGSLQELWKIPLKSCVDASPLIVIADGKWYLFIGSHSHMFLCIEPLSGSVRWQVLLDSRIECSAAITGDFSQVVVGCYKGKIYFLDFANGTISWYFQTDGEVKMQPVVERSRNLIWCGSHDHSLYALDYKEHCCVYKVSCGGSLFGSPFFDVVHNMLYVASTSGRVTAISSVALPFDIVWTFEAGAPIFGSLTMDSKCRIVICCLVDGYVLALSFSGAVVWKAHVGGPIFAGACISSVLADKILICSRNGKLYSFDMEGTIHWEYDTRDPITSSAYVDEHTELVSDPSCPNDRLACICSSSGSIHLIRISAEAKREAGRSADAATPMVEQFAVAKLPGDIFSSPVMVGGRIFVGCRDDYVHCLTVVP comes from the exons ATGCCCTCCGGCGACCAGGAGGGCATCCCCGCCGACGGCGCAGCCCGCTGCTGCATTTCCCACGGCTTCTTCGAATCCGCCTCCAAGAACCCCTCCCGAATCGCCTTCGTCCATGCTTCTGGCAGTCATCAACGGCAAGAAGAGGCGGTGAGAGCTTTAACTTCTAAGGAGACTTCGTACCCTCCGATCTATCCCGGCGACGTGTGCTTCACCAGCGGAGACGTCCTATACGCTGTAGAATCATACAGCCGTCGCATACGCCGGGTTCTCGATGGCGGTGACGATGCTGATCTCGTCAGGCCGCAAG GTTGTGATAGAGAAAATCAGATTGATAAGTCAGTGACATTGGATAATGATATGCCACATGTGGTTGGTGTCTGTATTCCTCCTTCAGTGGAATATATAGTCGCAGTCCTTGCAATTCTCAGGTGTGGGGAGGCTTTCTTGCCTCTAGATCCATCATGGCCTGAATCAAGGTTGCTTTCAGTCATTTCTTCCTCAAATACTAGCCTCATTCTCCAATGTGTTCCATCTCATGAAACTTTGCAATACAAGGCAGCTGAGTGGATAGTGAAAAGGAGTAGTCGTTTGGTTCTGTATATAAATCTTTTTTTGGACCATAAAAAGGAGATTGTCAGATCCGAACTTATATGGCCTTGtgaaagaagtccaagaaggttctGTTATGTGATGTATACATCTGGTTCAACCGGAAAACCAAAAGGTGTTTGTGGTACAGAAGAAG GTCTTCTAAATCGCTTTCAGTGGATGCAAGGATTGATTCCATTGTGCAACATGGATATATTGTTGTTCAAGACCTCCATTAGCTTCATCGACCATTTGCAGGAGTTCTTTGGAGCCACCTTAACTTCCACACCACTCATCATACTTCCAGTTAATGATATAAAAGCTAATCCATTATGTTTGGTTGATTTCGTTAAG GCATACAAAATTTCACGAATGACTTGTGTTCCTTCCTTGATGAGATTAGTTCTTCCTAAGTTGGAGGACTCTTACTTCAGAAGTTCTAACCCCCTGAAAGTCTTGATCCTTAGTGGCGAGATTCTATCTGTTCCTTTGTGTAGCAGTTTGCAGGAATATCTGCCTTGGACAACAATCCTCAATCTCTATGGAAGTACAGAG GTATCTGGTGACTGCACATATTTTGATTGCAAAAAATTAGCAGATGTTTTGGATGTTGAGCCACTAAGCTCTGTCCCTATTGGATTTCCTATTTCAAATTGTGAGACTGTGCTTGTGGGTCAACCTGACTGTCCTGATGAGGGTGAGATCTATGTTTCCGGGGTTTGCTTGTTTGCAGGATACCATGACAACATGAATAATGATCCAATGGGCAAAAGTAGTGTGTCACAATTCCAAACTGGTGACTTTGCAAGACGACTACGAAGTGGGGATCTTGTTTTTCTAGGTAGACATGATCGCACTGTAAAAATCAATGGACAACGAGTTGCATTGGAGGAAATAGAAAGTGCCATGAAGGACCATCCCGAAATCAATGATGCTGCTGTAACTTATCATGGAAGCAATGGAGTAGCAACTCAACTAGAGGCATACTTTGTGATGAAATCATCAGAGGGCTTTAAGAAAAATCATAGACCTTTAGACAAGCTGCAAATGGTTGAATCTTTAATACCATCTATCCGGAGTTGGTTACAAAAGAAACTTCCTTCTGTGATGATCCCTAGCTATTATTTCTGTATGGAATCACTGCCAATCTTGGACTCTGGAAAAATTAATCATCTAGAGCTTTCAAGTTCTGTATCTACGCCTAAGCAGCATGTCAGCCCTTTTGGAAGAAATAGTTCTTCTGTTAATCAGTTACAGACTATCAAAGAT GTATTTTGTGATGCTTTGTTGGTTAAAGAAGTTGCAGATGATGATGATTTCTTCACAATGGGAGGGACTTCAATTTCTGCTGCCCTAGCTTCATACAAGTTACAGATTGATATGAGATTAATATACATGTTCCCTACTCCAGTTAAGCTTCTAAATAGGTTAATAGAGGATAAGGAATTGCATGAGAATTTGATAAGTCCTGATCCTATCCCTAGGAAAAGATTGAAAGCACATGCTAATGTGCTTGACTCTTCTGATTTTATAACTGGAAATGCAGAAAGTGATTTTCTGCTTCCAGAGCCATCTCCCTCACTTGTAGGTACAAGGGTCCATGATCTCTCTGCTGAGCATAATGTACAACTGGTTTATAATTATTTTGAGGGAAGTAATAATGCTTCTGGTATGTGCTCAGAGCTAGTAGTACAAGATCCATCCTTATTTCCAGATTCACATCATGCAGCTTCAGGTGATCATGGCCCATGGAATTCAAATTGTAATATCCATAAGATGTGTTCATTTAGCCGCTGCAATAAAATTATGCACGAAGTTGATTCCTACATGGTTTGTATGgataagtcatggttgactatcAGGACCCCCAGGAGTATAAAGGGCTCCTTGCAGGAGCTCTGGAAAATCCCACTTAAGTCATGTGTTGATGCTTCACCGTTGATAGTCATAGCAGATGGAAAATGGTACCTTTTTATTGGATCTCACTCACACATGTTTCTATGCATTGAGCCACTCAG TGGTTCTGTGCGATGGCAAGTTCTGCTAGATAGTCGCATTGAATGTTCAGCTGCAATCACTGGTGATTTTTCTCAG GTTGTCGTAGGATGTTATAAAGGAAAAATATACTTTCTCGATTTTGCAAATGGCACTATATCTTGGTATTTTCAAACAGATGGAGAG GTTAAGATGCAGCCAGTTGTGGAGAGGAGCAGAAACTTGATATG GTGTGGTTCTCATGATCATTCTCTATACGCATTGGACTACAAGGAGCATTGTTGTGTTTATAAAGTATCTTGTGGTGGGAGCCTTTTTGGGTCGCCTTTCTTCGATGTG GTACACAACATGCTGTATGTTGCATCAACAAGTGGTCGTGTGACAGCCATATCCTCAGTG GCCTTACCATTCGACATTGTATGGACTTTTGAGGCAGGAGCACCTATCTTTGGATCTCTGACCATGGATTCCAAATGCAGAATTG TGATTTGTTGTCTGGTGGATGGCTATGTGCTTGCGCTAAGCTTTTCAGGAGCTGTAGTTTGGAAG GCACATGTTGGTGGCCCAATATTTGCTGGAGCTTGCATATCATCTGTTCTTGCTGACAAG ATCTTAATATGTTCCCGAAATGGAAAGTTATACTCCTTTGACATG GAAGGAACTATTCACTGGGAGTACGACACGAGGGATCCAATCACATCTTCCGCTTACGTCGACGAGCACACTGAATTGGTTTCTGACCCATCATGTCCGAATGATAG GCTGGCTTGCATTTGCAGCAGTTCTGGGAGTATCCATTTGATAAGAATCAGTGCAGAAGCGAAGCGAGAGGCTGGACGGAGCGCCGATGCAGCGACCCCAATGGTCGAACAGTTTGCCGTCGCGAAACTCCCAGGTGACATATTCTCATCTCCTGTAATGGTAGGAGGTCGCATCTTTGTTGGATGCAGAGATGATTATGTGCATTGCCTCACAGTTGTTCCCTGA